In a single window of the Agromyces sp. H17E-10 genome:
- a CDS encoding tetratricopeptide repeat protein, with the protein MSTARSRRGLTAKTGALIMAALLALYLVLIGWRAVQFVGTGEPVAIVIGVALIVLPIIAAWALWRELAFGIRSQELIRRLDEEGGTDLGLPLRPSGRAERDAADAEFGRFKADVEADEDSWRAWLRLGLAYDAAGDRRRARQAVRTAIELDRRQR; encoded by the coding sequence ATGAGCACCGCCCGTAGTCGGCGGGGGCTCACCGCGAAGACCGGCGCACTGATCATGGCCGCGCTCCTCGCCCTCTATCTCGTGCTCATCGGGTGGCGTGCCGTGCAGTTCGTCGGCACGGGCGAGCCCGTCGCGATCGTCATCGGCGTCGCGCTCATCGTGCTGCCGATCATCGCCGCGTGGGCGCTCTGGCGCGAGTTGGCGTTCGGCATCCGTTCGCAGGAGCTGATCCGCCGCCTCGACGAGGAGGGGGGCACCGACCTCGGGCTGCCGCTGCGGCCGAGCGGGCGCGCAGAGCGGGATGCCGCCGACGCCGAGTTCGGCCGGTTCAAGGCCGACGTGGAGGCCGACGAGGACTCGTGGCGCGCCTGGCTGCGGCTCGGGCTCGCCTACGACGCCGCGGGCGACCGTCGTCGCGCGCGTCAGGCGGTGCGCACGGCTATCGAGCTCGATCGCCGGCAGCGCTGA
- the dapB gene encoding 4-hydroxy-tetrahydrodipicolinate reductase, whose amino-acid sequence MTIKVAVAGATGKMGQLAIRLIEAADDLELHSALGSGSSLDDMLGADVALDVTHPAASPAIVEFAAGAGIPIVVGTSGWSRDRIAEITTFVRGHDDAGAVLFVPNFSIGSVLATAFAALAAPYFDSIEIVEAHHAGKVDSPSGTAVRTAELIGEARGAAGPVSAPHADQRARGQLVSGIPVHSLRMAGTLAEQRVVMGGDGETLTFTHSTLSPSSYEAGILLALRHAPEASGVSVGLDVLLGLDLPGAGPADATR is encoded by the coding sequence GTGACGATCAAGGTCGCCGTGGCCGGAGCCACGGGCAAGATGGGGCAACTGGCGATCCGACTCATCGAGGCGGCCGACGACCTCGAGCTGCATTCGGCGCTCGGCTCGGGCTCGAGCCTCGACGACATGCTCGGCGCCGACGTCGCGCTCGACGTCACCCACCCCGCCGCGAGCCCCGCGATCGTCGAATTCGCCGCCGGGGCCGGCATCCCGATCGTGGTCGGCACCTCGGGCTGGTCGCGCGACCGCATCGCCGAGATCACGACATTCGTGCGCGGGCACGACGACGCCGGTGCCGTGCTGTTCGTGCCGAACTTCTCGATCGGCAGCGTGCTCGCGACCGCGTTCGCCGCGCTCGCGGCCCCCTACTTCGACTCGATCGAGATCGTCGAGGCGCACCACGCCGGCAAGGTCGACTCGCCCTCGGGCACCGCGGTGCGCACGGCGGAGCTCATCGGCGAGGCGCGCGGCGCGGCCGGTCCCGTCTCGGCGCCGCACGCCGACCAGCGCGCGCGCGGTCAACTCGTATCGGGGATTCCCGTGCACAGCCTCAGGATGGCCGGCACGCTCGCCGAGCAGCGCGTCGTCATGGGCGGCGACGGCGAGACCCTGACGTTCACGCATTCCACGCTCTCGCCGAGCTCGTACGAGGCCGGCATCCTGCTCGCGCTGCGACATGCGCCCGAGGCATCCGGGGTCAGCGTCGGCCTCGACGTCCTGCTCGGCCTCGACCTGCCGGGCGCCGGGCCGGCGGACGCGACCCGATGA
- a CDS encoding GNAT family N-acetyltransferase codes for MLHYREAAVTDADAHALLDAYFAERAAGFPSEQGEYRPTWPDAAQFTPPAGVFLVVVDDERGGELVGCGGVRRIQRRPETYEIRFEVKHLWLAPAGRGRGEGKRLLAELERRAIEFGAQELVLDTNASLEAAGGLYRSAGYVDIEPYNANPNATNWYGKRV; via the coding sequence ATGCTGCACTACCGCGAGGCCGCCGTGACCGACGCCGATGCCCACGCACTGCTCGACGCGTACTTCGCCGAGCGTGCGGCGGGCTTCCCGTCCGAGCAGGGCGAGTACCGTCCGACGTGGCCGGATGCCGCGCAGTTCACGCCGCCCGCGGGCGTCTTCCTCGTCGTGGTCGACGACGAGCGTGGCGGCGAGCTCGTCGGCTGCGGCGGAGTCCGACGCATCCAGCGCCGCCCCGAGACGTACGAGATCCGGTTCGAGGTCAAGCACCTGTGGCTCGCGCCCGCCGGTCGGGGCCGGGGCGAGGGCAAGCGTCTGCTCGCCGAGCTCGAGCGACGGGCGATCGAGTTCGGCGCCCAGGAGCTCGTGCTCGACACGAATGCCTCGCTCGAAGCCGCGGGCGGGCTCTACCGGTCGGCCGGATACGTCGACATCGAGCCCTACAACGCGAACCCGAACGCGACGAACTGGTACGGCAAGCGCGTCTGA
- a CDS encoding histidine phosphatase family protein — translation MAHHLYLVRHGEQLDAEHGLPDGPLSPRGRRQAELLAERLGGIPFDHAWHSPLQRATETAEIIAAKMPALNPEPSPLLFDCIPSGPAPETPKFYDPFFGSVTDDEIEAGSAQMADAVAEFLRSHRDDRHELLITHNFVIGWFVREVLGAPDWRWVSINQANAGLTVLTQKPGRPWSLVVHNDLAHLPPELRTGLPEPFAI, via the coding sequence GTGGCACACCACCTCTATCTCGTGCGGCATGGCGAGCAGCTCGACGCCGAGCACGGCCTGCCCGACGGACCCCTTTCGCCGAGGGGGCGCCGCCAGGCCGAGCTCCTCGCCGAGCGGCTCGGCGGCATCCCGTTCGACCACGCCTGGCACTCGCCGCTGCAGCGCGCGACCGAGACGGCCGAGATCATCGCCGCGAAGATGCCGGCGCTGAACCCCGAGCCGTCGCCGCTGCTGTTCGACTGCATCCCCTCGGGTCCGGCGCCCGAGACGCCGAAGTTCTACGACCCGTTCTTCGGCTCCGTCACCGACGACGAGATCGAGGCGGGCAGTGCGCAGATGGCCGACGCCGTCGCCGAGTTCCTGCGTTCGCACCGCGACGACCGGCACGAACTGCTCATCACCCACAACTTCGTCATCGGCTGGTTCGTGCGGGAGGTGCTCGGCGCGCCCGACTGGCGCTGGGTGTCGATCAACCAGGCGAACGCCGGCCTCACGGTGCTCACCCAGAAGCCCGGCCGCCCGTGGAGCCTCGTCGTGCACAACGACCTCGCGCACCTGCCGCCCGAACTCCGCACGGGGCTGCCCGAGCCGTTCGCGATCTGA
- a CDS encoding M16 family metallopeptidase, translating into MNGAVDLPLGQAELSFEATGGSRVRRSVLPSGVRVLSEQVPGSRSVTIGFWVAVGSRDEQGSDASGPASLGSTHFLEHLLFKGTPKRSALDIAISFDSVGGEHNALTAKEYTCYYAKVQDRDLPMAVEVLADMFTSSLLDADEFETERGVILEELSMAGDDPADVANERFFRTVLGEHPLGRPIGGDPASIRAATRSAVLDHYRANYRPRDLVVTVAGAVDHDVLLADLTRALGEAGWRLDEASAPVPRRSTVPAELATGHPLTVVERPTEQVNLLVGVPGLVATDERRSTMSVLNAIFGSGMSSRLFQQVRERRGLAYAVYSFAPAYSDAGLFGMYAGCAPAKAGTVAELMRDELERLASDGVTAEELQRAAGQLAGASALALEDSDTRMSRLGRAELTLGEFADLDEALRRIARVTADDVRALAADLVSRPFSVVAVGAIDEAAFTGAVDQVAPSTDVA; encoded by the coding sequence ATGAACGGCGCCGTCGACCTCCCACTCGGCCAGGCCGAGCTCTCGTTCGAGGCGACGGGCGGCTCGCGCGTGCGGCGATCGGTGCTCCCCTCCGGAGTCCGCGTGCTCAGCGAGCAGGTGCCGGGCAGCCGCAGCGTCACCATCGGCTTCTGGGTCGCGGTCGGCTCGCGCGACGAACAGGGGTCGGATGCCTCGGGCCCGGCGAGCCTCGGATCCACGCACTTCCTCGAGCACTTGCTGTTCAAGGGCACCCCGAAGCGGTCGGCGCTCGACATCGCGATCTCGTTCGACTCCGTCGGCGGCGAGCACAACGCGCTCACCGCGAAGGAGTACACCTGCTACTACGCGAAGGTGCAAGACCGGGATCTGCCGATGGCCGTCGAGGTGCTCGCCGACATGTTCACCTCGTCGCTCCTCGACGCCGACGAGTTCGAGACCGAGCGCGGCGTCATCCTCGAGGAGCTGTCGATGGCGGGCGACGATCCCGCCGATGTCGCGAACGAGCGCTTCTTCCGAACCGTCCTCGGCGAGCACCCGCTCGGCCGCCCGATCGGCGGCGACCCGGCGTCCATTCGCGCCGCGACGCGTTCGGCCGTGCTCGACCACTACCGCGCCAACTACCGTCCCCGTGACCTGGTGGTCACGGTCGCGGGCGCCGTCGACCACGACGTCCTCCTGGCCGACCTCACGCGTGCCCTCGGTGAGGCGGGCTGGCGCCTCGACGAGGCGTCCGCGCCGGTGCCGCGTCGCTCGACCGTGCCCGCGGAGCTCGCCACGGGGCATCCGCTCACGGTCGTCGAACGACCGACCGAACAGGTCAACCTGCTCGTCGGCGTGCCCGGGCTCGTCGCGACCGACGAGCGCCGTTCGACCATGAGCGTGCTCAATGCGATCTTCGGCTCGGGCATGTCGTCGCGGCTCTTCCAGCAGGTGCGCGAGCGTCGCGGTCTCGCGTACGCCGTGTACTCCTTCGCCCCCGCCTACTCCGATGCCGGGCTCTTCGGCATGTACGCCGGTTGTGCCCCCGCGAAGGCGGGCACCGTCGCCGAGCTCATGCGCGACGAGCTCGAACGTCTGGCGAGCGACGGCGTCACCGCCGAAGAGCTCCAGCGCGCGGCGGGGCAGCTCGCCGGCGCGTCGGCGCTCGCCCTCGAAGACTCCGACACCCGCATGTCGCGGCTCGGCCGCGCCGAGCTCACGCTCGGCGAGTTCGCAGATCTCGACGAGGCGCTCCGGCGCATCGCACGCGTCACCGCCGACGACGTGCGTGCGCTCGCAGCAGACCTCGTCTCCCGGCCGTTCTCGGTGGTCGCCGTCGGCGCGATCGACGAGGCGGCGTTCACCGGCGCGGTCGACCAGGTCGCGCCGAGCACCGACGTCGCCTGA